Proteins encoded together in one Coffea arabica cultivar ET-39 chromosome 2c, Coffea Arabica ET-39 HiFi, whole genome shotgun sequence window:
- the LOC113725060 gene encoding heat stress transcription factor B-2a, with amino-acid sequence MAPPPVERNGGESTTTPPPPGDGPRSLPTPFLTKTYQLVDDRTIDDVISWNEDGSTFIVWNPTEFARDLLPKYFKHNNFSSFVRQLNTYGFRKVVPDRWEFSNDCFRRGEKGLLCDIQRRKLAAPPVAVATISPVTVPTPAAAVSAIPPPRTVSPTDSGEEQVVSSTSSPSGFRETATAGGSTAELIGENERLRKENMQLNKELSHMKSMCSNVYVLMSNYSNHSNGATANSKAESSSSQALKALDLLPPKPIFDESGATTECGGEDRMAVDEAGARIFGVSIGVKRGRENGAAAAAEHDKELQLQQPGTADVKSEPIDDENSNGDDQQAHWLRQCRIQNQRCVIK; translated from the exons ATGGCTCCACCGCCGGTGGAGCGGAACGGTGGGGAATCGACGACTACGCCGCCACCTCCCGGAGACGGGCCAAGATCTCTTCCGACGCCTTTTTTGACCAAGACATACCAGCTGGTTGACGACCGCACCATCGACGATGTCATCTCTTGGAACGAAGACGGATCTACCTTCATCGTCTGGAATCCAACTGAATTTGCCAGAGATTTACTACCTAAATATTTTAAACACAATAATTTCTCTAGCTTTGTTCGCCAGCTCAATACATAT GGATTTCGAAAGGTTGTACCTGATCGATGGGAATTCTCGAACGATTGTTTTCGGAGGGGTGAGAAAGGCTTATTGTGTGATATACAGCGGCGGAAGCTAGCGGCACCTCCCGTTGCTGTGGCTACAATATCTCCGGTGACAGTACCGACGCCTGCTGCTGCTGTTTCTGCCATTCCGCCTCCTCGAACGGTGTCTCCTACGGATTCAGGCGAAGAGCAAGTCGTCTCTTCCACGTCATCTCCTTCGGGGTTTCGTGAGACGGCAACGGCTGGCGGAAGCACAGCCGAGCTTATTGGGGAGAACGAGCGGTTGCGGAAAGAGAACATGCAGCTCAACAAAGAGTTGTCCCATATGAAAAGTATGTGTAGCAATGTTTATGTCTTGATGTCAAATTATTCCAACCATAGCAACGGAGCCACTGCCAATAGTAAGGCGGAAAGTAGCAGCAGCCAGGCGCTGAAGGCGCTGGACTTGTTGCCACCTAAGCCGATTTTCGATGAATCCGGAGCAACCACGGAATGTGGTGGGGAGGACCGGATGGCAGTGGACGAAGCTGGCGCTAGGATATTTGGGGTGTCCATTGGTGTGAAACGCGGGAGAGAAAATGGAGCAGCTGCGGCTGCTGAGCACGATAAGGAGTTGCAGCTGCAGCAACCTGGAACTGCAGACGTTAAATCAGAGCCGATAGATGATGAGAATAGTAATGGTGATGATCAGCAAGCGCACTGGCTTAGACAGTGCCGCATTCAAAATCAGAGGTGTGTGATCAAGTAA